The genomic interval TCGCCATTGTGGGCGATTCGTACGCAAAGGGGGCGGGGGACTGGTTCATGGACGCCAACCCGGACAGGAACGAACCGTGCACGAGCGCCCACGTGATAAAGGACAGGACGGGGGTGGACACAATAACTTACGGCTGGGGCGGGTTGGGAAGCCTGGACGGAATTGCGGCAAGGCCCTATTGTGTGCGCGAGGCTTTCAACAAAGTGTGGCGGCCGGGGCTTGCCAGGCTTGCCGAGCCGAAGATCATCCTCGTGTATTTTTACGAAGGCAACGACCTGAGCAACAACATCGATAAAATCAGGGAAGCGTACACAGGCGGCGGTTACGACATGGGGCGCATCCGCGACGAAGCGTATTTCACAGGATTCATCAAAGAAGGGATAATGGTCAAAGACCAGTTTGACATGTGCAGGCGCGCGCTTGATCCCAAATTGACCGACCAGCTCATATTCACATCCTTCCTCAAAATGATCATCAGGAAAAACGTCCAGGCGCCAAAAGTGGCCATGGAGAAAAAATCCAGGCCCGCATCCACGTCCATAAATCAAGCCATCTCCGGAGGGAGGACGTTGACGCTTCCCGCAAACCTCCAATCGCCCGACATGGAGCTTGGCGAGGAGGAGATCGGCCTTGCCGTTTACGGATTCGAACGGTCGCTGGCTTTCATGATGGAATACATGAAAAGCGCCAGGACGGTGGTGGTGTATGTGCCGTCGCCCCTGTCATCGTATAACCTTGTGTCCAGGCAGGTGTCCATCCAGAAATATGGCGGCTCCGGGGGCAATGTGTACGATACGGAATCGGTGACGGCCCGGAGCGATATGATCGTCAATTTGATAGGCCAGGCGGCGGCCAGGCAGGGGGCCGGTTTCGTGGACACCCGTGGGCGGATCCGGGCGGCCTCGGATAAGGAGGTCATCCACGGCCCGCGCGACTGGAAGCATTTCAATAAAAAAGGGTACGAAGCGCTGGTGGACTCGTTCATGCCGGAAGTCTCAAAGTTTCTGGAAACGGGCGGGAAAAAAGCCAATTGAGCGCGCCGGTGACTGACACTGATAACGGAGATCAATGACAATGGCCAAACCTTCCGTAGTTGCGCTGATACCTGCCCGGAGCGGCTCGAAAAGGGTCTCCGGCAAGAACCTGAAAATGCTCGGGGGCGTTCCGCTTATCGCGCACACAATCCGCGCCGCCACTGCAAGCGGAGTGTTCTCCGAAGTGATAGTTTCCACCGACAGCGGGGAGATCGCCGCCGCCGCGAAAAGTTCCGGCGCGTCCGTCCCTTTCATGCGGCCCGCGCAGTACGCCGGCGATTTGTCGCCGGACATAGAGTGGGTGCGGCACGTGCTGGAAACATTGGCGGCCGGCGGCAGGAAGCCGGACGCTTTTTCCATACTGCGGCCGACAAGCCCCTTCCGGACGGAGGACACCATACGCCGGGCGTGGACAACCTTTATCTCCGCCGGGGCGGGGGTGGACAGCCTTCGCGCGGTGGAAAAGTGTGGCGAACACCCTTGCAAGATGTGGGTGGTGCGCGGCGGGCGTCTTTTGCCCCTCATTCCCTTCGGACCGGAGGGGCAGCCCTGGCACAGCACGCCATACCAGGCGCTCCCGGAGATATATGTCCAGAACGCAAGCCTTGAGATCGCCTGGACCAGGGTGGTGTTCGAGACAAATTCTATCGCAGGATCCACCATCGTCCCGTTCTTCACGCAAGGGCGGGAGGGGTTTGACATAAACACCCCGGAAGACTGGATCGTGGCGGAGAAAATTCTGGCGGAGGGAGTCTAGATTCTGTGGCGGAAAAGGGCCGGGTGATTTTGATCCTGGGCGATGTCATATCCGGCCGGGTGTTCATCGAATGCGGGATCATCCAGAGGCTGGCGGCGGCGTATAAAGGGGCGCTGACCGTACTGGTTGCGCCGGTGGAAGTTCATTCGCCGGCCAGCCTGGCGCAAAGGTTTCCCGGGATCGAATTCCTGCCGTTAAAGGATGTTTACGAAACCGCGGTTCCGGGCGCCGCCGGCAAAATGGCGCAACTGGCGGACAATCTTTCCGACAGGTGGTTCGGATTCTATCCGCTGGCGCTGCGGTTCAACCTGCGCCACAAATACAACCTCGACCGGCTGGAACGCGGGCACCCCAATTATTTCTGGGACCTGGACAGGACCGGCCCGCTGCCCAAGTGGGACTTCATTTATAACGCGATGCGGCGGTGGTACTTTTCGGGGCTGCGGTTCGTGCATCCGGGCATTACAGAGTTTTTGAAGCGCGCGCGCGCGCGCGGGATAATCTACAGCAATCCCCAGTTGCCGCTCACACACGCTTTCTCGCTGGCTGCCATGCGTAGCGGTGTCCCGCTTGTTGGATACGTGGCAAGCTGGGACCATCCGGTGGGGAAGGGATTGATCGCCCCTTTTTACGATGTTTACCTTGTTCAGAATGAAAACATGAAGAACGCGCTTTTGGACCTTCACGGGATTGACCCGGCCAGAATCAAGGTGACAGGATGGCCCCAGTTGGACAAATACCACGCGCCGCGAAGCATCGCGCAATACAAGGCCAAGCTTGCAAGCTGGGGGCTGGACCCGGAACAGCCATGCGTGCTGATGGCGGGGAACAGCGCCGTGAACGGCCCAACGGAGCCGGCCATATTCGAAAAGGTAATAAACGCCAGGGACGCATCCGGGGCGGAATGGAGCGCCGTGGTGCGCCCTCATCCAAAGGACAGCGCGTGGCGTGAAAGGTACGCCGCGCTGGCCGGAAGGCGGGGAGTTTACCTGCAGGGGGGAGCCTGCGCCGAAATGGACGAACTGGCCCTGCTGCTAAAGCACGTGGCATGCGTGGTATGCACGGCGGGGACGGTGCTGCTCGACGCGCTGGTCAACGGCAGGCCGGTGGCAGGCATA from Nitrospinota bacterium carries:
- a CDS encoding acylneuraminate cytidylyltransferase family protein, producing the protein MTMAKPSVVALIPARSGSKRVSGKNLKMLGGVPLIAHTIRAATASGVFSEVIVSTDSGEIAAAAKSSGASVPFMRPAQYAGDLSPDIEWVRHVLETLAAGGRKPDAFSILRPTSPFRTEDTIRRAWTTFISAGAGVDSLRAVEKCGEHPCKMWVVRGGRLLPLIPFGPEGQPWHSTPYQALPEIYVQNASLEIAWTRVVFETNSIAGSTIVPFFTQGREGFDINTPEDWIVAEKILAEGV